The following are encoded in a window of Thunnus albacares chromosome 9, fThuAlb1.1, whole genome shotgun sequence genomic DNA:
- the LOC122989085 gene encoding hydroxylysine kinase-like: MDIATTVDSRPTLTLQQATKLVLQLYGVKVMEISTLPSYIDQNFLVVDKEGTKNVLKIVNSEESKNTTLLEVQTLAMYLLCQYGVPAQTVLPTTTGQLMSMEEIDCGHGAQIYCVRLLTYLPGKTIAESPVTLQDLYYFGKMAATIDNTLQQLVSPNLDVLQKEDAPWSLLNIHLLEDYLSVIDGDPLQEVVKAVIEQYKSSVQPKINSFRKGIIHGDLNDQNIIVTPLGNGHHEVSGILDFSLLSNDCYVCEVAIEIMYLMLEHPSPLDVGGAVLAGWESIMVLSEYERDSLFLLVLGRFCQSLVYGRYNVQKYPDNKKYLMTTAKSGTRLLNKLWELGKEEVEKKWFHDASTYSGKL; this comes from the exons ATGG ATATTGCCACAACTGTCGATTCAAGGCCAACACTGACCCTGCAGCAGGCAACAAAACTGGTACTGCAGCTATATGGAGTGAAAGTAATGGAAATCTCCACCCTACCAAGTTATATTGACCAGAACTTCCTTGTGGTGGACAAGGAGGGCACCAAAAATGTCCTGAAGATTGTGAATTCAGAAGAGAGCAAGAACACCACCTTGCTGGAGGTGCAGACTCTTGCTATGTACCTTCTATGCCAGTATGGAGTGCCTGCTCAGACAGTTCTGCCCACCACCACAGGGCAGCTCATGAGTATGGAAGAAATAG ACTGTGGACATGGTGCTCAGATCTACTGTGTGAGGTTGCTGACCTATCTCCCTGGAAAAACCATTGCAGAATCTCCAGTCACACTGCAAGATCTTTATTATTTTGGCAAGATGGCAGCCACCATTGATAACACATTACAACAG ctGGTTTCTCCAAATCTTGATGTCCTACAAAAAGAAGATGCACCTTGGAGCTTACTCAACATTCATCTCCTGGAGGACTACCTATCAGTGATAGACGGAGATCCCCTGCAGGAAGTGGTCAAAGCAGTCATTGAACAGTACAAATCATCCGTACAGCCCAAAATCAACTCTTTTCGAAAAG GAATAATACATGGGGATTTAAATGACCAGAACATCATTGTCACTCCGCTTGGCAACGGGCATCATGAAGTGTCAGGCATCCTGGACTTTTCTCTGCTCTCGAATGACTGCTATGTGTGTGAAGTGGCAATAGAAATCATGTACTTGATGCTGGAGCACCCCAGTCCTTTGGATGTAGGTGGAGCAGTGTTAGCAGGCTGGGAGAGCATTATGGTGCTCAGTGAATATGAAAGGGATTCCCTCTTCCTGCTGGTGCTCGGTCGGTTTTGCCAGTCTTTAGTTTATGGACGGTACAATGTCCAAAAATACCCAGACAACAAGAAATATCTCATGACTACAGCCAAAAGTGGGACACGGCTTCTTAACAAACTCTGGGAGCTTGGCAAGGAAGAGGTAGAAAAGAAATGGTTCCATGATGCCAGCACATACTCAGGCAAATTATAA
- the hykk.2 gene encoding hydroxylysine kinase: MSIKHSKPNFSQSQVSEMVKKLFKLTPSKIRSLPSYDDQNFHVVPVEGGEYVLKIMNSEDSKNPTLIEMQTYAMSFLHQNGLPAQTALPTTTGQLMSLEEIDCGYGCQKYLVRLLTYLPGTTISKVPLSPQLLYETGKTAARMDKILQEMEHPHLSVLQREGFKWSLSNVPLLETYLYVLDGDPLQEVVKSVIHQYKTSVVPKYSSFRKCINHGDFNDLNVLVQPDENDGYKISGILDFGDMNSGYYIHELAITLMYMMNEHPHPIEVGGPILAGWESVLPLNETEKDCLYVLVLSRFCQSLVFARYSVTLQPENAEYLMISSKKGIHIVRQLWELGKEHMEKVWFQSAAQFSDRK, from the exons ACTTCAGCCAGTCTCAGGTGTCTGAGATGGTGAAGAAACTCTTCAAGCTGACTCCATCCAAAATCCGCTCGTTGCCCAGCTACGATGACCAGAACTTTCACGTGGTGCCTGTCGAGGGTGGCGAGTATGTTCTGAAGATCATGAACTCTGAAGACAGCAAGAACCCCACCCTGATTGAGATGCAGACATATGCTATGTCCTTCCTGCACCAGAATGGACTTCCTGCCCAAACAGCCCTGCCCACCACCACAGGACAGCTCATGAGTCTGGAGGAAATAG ATTGTGGCTATGGCTGTCAGAAGTACCTGGTGCGGCTGTTGACTTATTTGCCTGGAACCACTATTTCCAAGGTTCCTCTCTCACCGCAGTTACTTTATGAAACCGGCAAAACAGCAGCCAGAATGGACAAAATCCTACAAGAG atggaaCATCCTCATCTTAGTGTGCTGCAGAGGGAGGGGTTCAAGTGGAGTCTGTCGAATGTTCCCCTCCTGGAAACGTACCTCTATGTGTTAGATGGGGATCCTCTCCAGGAGGTTGTGAAGTCTGTCATTCATCAGTACAAGACCTCTGTGGTCCCCAAATACTCCAGTTTCCGCAAGT GCATTAACCATGGGGACTTCAATGACCTCAATGTGCTTGTGCAACCTGATGAGAATGACGGCTACAAGATTTCTGGCATCCTTGACTTTGGCGACATGAACAGTGGCTACTACATCCACGAGCTAGCCATCACCTTAATGTACATGATGAACGAGCACCCTCACCCCATTGAGGTGGGTGGACCTATCCTAGCAGGCTGGGAAAGTGTCCTGCCCCTcaatgagacagagaaagattgCCTCTATGTGTTGGTCCTCTCACGCTTCTGCCAGTCGTTGGTTTTTGCTCGTTACTCTGTGACCTTGCAACCTGAAAATGCAGAGTATCTGATGATTTCATCCAAGAAGGGCATCCACATTGTCCGTCAACTCTGGGAGTTAGGGAAGGAGCATATGGAGAAGGTGTGGTTCCAGAGTGCTGCCCAATTCAGTGACAGAAAGTGA